In one window of Desulfomicrobium macestii DNA:
- a CDS encoding HAD-IIB family hydrolase, which produces MPFVSSCPESGFDIRALESLFTDRMPRLAHMRDAASFAQDLSESFSLPTEHARLLIRSALLHDIGYASALRRFEYHALDGALFLEEKGEHPWVVEGVLRHSQADRRGGRMPLVSEHYASRPPLAEADWLVRAVTVADWRAAGVGKRVSFARRFEDIAARNPDNPGKVRQAAAMVNEVRDSFLEWARDMATERRPLPWVFCDVDNTLIRPGDGLSDANKTAVKAYVAAGGAFSVATGKHPLSIAPLVLQLGLNTTQVAGNGSCLLDRNGITVLDELREAEEALRCALESRGLPIAVYRPQGIETGGLWPASLDEIFDRYGEIRPTRTRLPGAALKILCIVDGDDLRREDELRLLAAELGVDCCRSDRHFLEFLPKRGNKGQAARTVMERAQWPVLHSLAVGDTENDELLFALCGACAAVANAGEWTRRGADWTIGQCADGGVGVFLDRLRLGLGWAGLRSDMTF; this is translated from the coding sequence ATGCCTTTCGTTTCGAGTTGCCCCGAGTCGGGTTTCGATATCCGTGCCCTTGAGTCCCTTTTTACCGACCGCATGCCGCGTCTTGCGCACATGCGTGACGCCGCGTCCTTTGCCCAGGATCTGTCGGAGAGCTTTTCCCTGCCGACGGAACATGCGCGGCTGCTGATCCGTTCAGCACTGCTGCACGACATCGGGTACGCCTCAGCGCTGCGCCGTTTCGAATACCATGCCCTCGACGGGGCACTGTTCCTGGAGGAGAAGGGCGAACATCCATGGGTGGTGGAAGGGGTGCTGCGTCATTCCCAGGCGGACAGGAGGGGGGGGCGGATGCCTCTCGTGAGCGAACACTACGCCAGTCGGCCGCCGCTGGCCGAGGCGGATTGGCTGGTGCGGGCCGTGACCGTGGCCGATTGGCGCGCCGCCGGTGTGGGCAAGCGGGTTTCCTTTGCGCGGCGCTTCGAGGATATCGCCGCGCGCAACCCGGACAACCCCGGGAAGGTGCGGCAGGCGGCAGCCATGGTGAACGAGGTGCGGGATTCGTTTTTGGAGTGGGCGCGGGACATGGCCACGGAACGCCGCCCCCTGCCTTGGGTTTTTTGCGATGTGGACAACACGCTCATCCGTCCCGGAGACGGGCTCTCGGATGCAAACAAGACGGCGGTCAAGGCCTACGTGGCGGCAGGCGGAGCCTTTTCTGTCGCCACGGGCAAGCATCCTTTGAGCATCGCCCCTCTGGTTTTGCAGTTGGGCCTGAACACCACCCAGGTGGCGGGCAACGGGTCCTGCCTGCTGGACAGGAACGGGATAACCGTCCTTGACGAGCTCAGGGAGGCGGAGGAGGCCCTGCGTTGCGCCCTTGAGAGCCGGGGACTGCCCATCGCCGTTTACCGCCCGCAAGGCATCGAGACGGGAGGACTGTGGCCGGCATCCCTGGATGAGATTTTCGACCGCTACGGAGAGATCCGCCCCACGCGGACGCGCTTGCCGGGCGCGGCGCTGAAGATTCTGTGCATTGTGGATGGTGATGATCTCCGGCGTGAGGATGAGCTGCGCCTTCTGGCTGCGGAACTGGGCGTGGATTGCTGCCGCAGCGACCGGCATTTTCTGGAATTTCTGCCCAAGCGGGGGAACAAGGGACAGGCTGCCCGTACCGTCATGGAACGTGCCCAGTGGCCGGTTTTGCACTCCCTGGCCGTGGGCGACACGGAAAATGACGAGCTGCTCTTTGCCCTCTGCGGAGCTTGCGCCGCCGTGGCCAACGCCGGGGAGTGGACGCGGCGTGGCGCGGACTGGACCATCGGACAGTGCGCGGACGGCGGTGTCGGAGTATTTTTGGACCGGCTGCGTCTCGGTTTGGGCTGGGCCGGGCTGCGCTCGGACATGACCTTCTGA
- a CDS encoding TolC family protein, with translation MRILKCGLCMIYFCFFSLPAWGAETLTMREAVEIGLKSNPSVLAAREALMASDYAVKSAKAAFGPSFSTQYGYTRLDERPRSFGVNAGTLDNWELAFNVHQPLFTGFNLLTTHERAILEKEQVASQIDNVELRLIVAIQDTFLRLLQARENVRSAEDSLVRLRSQLKVNTAFYEVGLRPKLDMLQAQVDVATAEQLLLTAENNEATLIAQLNTLLGKSVEADVSYVGELRYFPMPLTLEECLERAGRHRPDLRIARQAVMLAEKDKVLAAVPYYPQVAADFNYIRQGEDPLVHGGDYHAPSQWNAQVGMKWTFFEWGKTYYGEKQAEKNVSRLGQEYLNLENDASFEVKKSFLQIQAAEKRISAARQGLIAAKESYRMAVARYEAQVGTNTDVLDAQSKQTLSEASLHEALSDYERSVAELYGAMGQRNPELLAQ, from the coding sequence ATGAGAATATTGAAATGCGGTTTGTGCATGATTTATTTCTGTTTCTTTTCCCTTCCTGCCTGGGGCGCGGAGACCTTGACCATGCGGGAAGCCGTGGAGATCGGACTGAAGTCGAATCCTTCGGTTCTGGCCGCGCGCGAGGCGCTTATGGCCTCGGACTATGCCGTCAAATCGGCCAAGGCGGCTTTTGGGCCATCCTTCAGTACGCAGTATGGCTACACCCGGCTCGACGAACGGCCGCGTTCCTTCGGGGTCAACGCGGGCACACTGGACAACTGGGAACTTGCCTTCAATGTGCACCAGCCGCTGTTCACCGGATTCAACCTGTTGACGACGCACGAAAGAGCCATCTTGGAGAAGGAGCAGGTCGCATCGCAGATCGACAATGTCGAGCTGCGGCTGATCGTCGCCATCCAGGACACGTTCCTGCGTTTGCTGCAGGCGCGGGAGAATGTGCGCTCCGCCGAGGATTCCCTTGTCCGACTGCGGTCACAACTGAAGGTGAACACCGCGTTTTACGAGGTCGGCCTGCGTCCCAAGCTCGACATGTTGCAGGCCCAGGTGGACGTGGCCACGGCCGAGCAGTTGCTGTTGACCGCAGAAAACAACGAAGCGACCTTGATCGCCCAGCTGAACACGTTGCTCGGCAAGAGTGTGGAGGCGGATGTAAGCTATGTCGGAGAATTGCGCTATTTTCCCATGCCTTTGACTCTCGAAGAATGCCTGGAGCGCGCGGGCCGGCATCGTCCGGATCTGCGCATTGCCCGTCAGGCCGTCATGCTGGCGGAAAAGGACAAGGTGCTGGCGGCGGTGCCGTACTATCCGCAGGTGGCCGCCGATTTCAATTACATCCGCCAAGGGGAGGATCCCCTGGTGCACGGCGGAGACTACCATGCGCCCAGCCAGTGGAACGCACAGGTCGGGATGAAGTGGACCTTTTTCGAATGGGGAAAGACCTATTACGGGGAAAAGCAGGCGGAAAAAAATGTGAGCCGGCTGGGTCAGGAGTATCTGAATCTTGAGAATGACGCCTCGTTTGAGGTCAAGAAGAGCTTTTTGCAGATTCAGGCCGCTGAAAAACGCATCTCTGCCGCGAGGCAGGGGCTGATCGCCGCCAAGGAGAGCTACCGCATGGCAGTGGCCAGGTACGAAGCTCAGGTGGGCACCAACACTGACGTGCTCGATGCCCAATCAAAGCAGACGCTCAGCGAAGCCAGCCTGCACGAGGCACTGTCGGATTATGAGCGCTCCGTGGCCGAGCTTTATGGGGCCATGGGCCAAAGAAATCCGGAGCTTTTGGCTCAGTGA
- a CDS encoding Lon protease family protein, whose translation MKNIPELKARQLKIEPDPRKILRSNDIRDNTNAVCLFQPRARKALEMGLSIPGMEYNVYVAGEPGLGRTYLVENFLLPRAKEGTTPPDLVYLNNFDNPDKPLLVSLTPGQGKVLKENLQRVVKRLRRDLPRHFEQASYLRLQNKLFTKLALVRDDLMDRMDEAAQKKGFSLNIDDTGAVSLTPLVDGKVLSSEEFERLESSQKKILKDQSSAVLNTIADLSRLVNKSEQEFRAKEVQLAQEHAASLVDRLLMPIHKKFTENKALKKYFDAFKEDILENLPHYQGRQEREPRTGPEQQGEGLSDSFFQRYDVNLFVDNSEVTGAPVVKEINPGFFNLLGCVERETEWGTYYTDFSLIKAGAVHRANGGFLILRVDDLLNHPAAWEGLLRCLRTKQSSLDDPTDHYDLLRTRTISPDPIPLSLKVLLIGDDETYELLYMHDERFRKIFKLKAHIQDTVERTPESITGYAQALDRAGRETGLRGFTKDAFAELVNYSTRMAEDRERLSLHFSHLREIMIESNALAITQDKRVIDAVIVKQALEEREYRTNLYQEEFLREYDRRSIKVRTQGQGVGVANGLSVTQVGDYVMGLPHQISCTVGVGHGGIMDLEREAELGGPIHTKGMMILKSYFVNLFARNKPLVLTGSLCFEQSYAQVDGDSASGAELAALLSALSNVPIRLDLAFTGAISQSGAIMAVGGVTHKVEGFFEVCRRRGLTGQQGVLLPRDNIVHLVLRDNVLQAIKDRQFHIHPVSTIEEAMEFLTGKRAGERLKDGRFSQNSIYAAVDERLTELAVLAEKKCAMPRRKGIKKAGS comes from the coding sequence ATGAAAAACATCCCTGAACTCAAAGCCCGTCAACTCAAGATCGAGCCGGACCCACGCAAGATCCTGCGCAGCAACGATATCCGCGACAACACGAACGCCGTTTGCCTGTTCCAGCCCAGAGCCCGCAAGGCCCTGGAAATGGGGCTCTCCATTCCGGGCATGGAATACAATGTTTATGTCGCCGGAGAACCGGGACTTGGACGGACATATCTTGTCGAGAACTTTCTTCTCCCCCGGGCCAAGGAAGGAACGACGCCTCCAGACCTCGTCTATCTGAACAACTTCGACAATCCCGACAAGCCGCTCCTGGTCAGCCTGACGCCCGGTCAGGGCAAAGTTCTCAAAGAGAACCTGCAGCGCGTCGTCAAACGTCTACGCCGCGACCTGCCGCGTCATTTCGAGCAGGCCAGCTACCTCAGGCTCCAGAACAAGCTCTTCACCAAACTGGCCCTGGTGCGGGACGATCTGATGGACAGGATGGATGAAGCCGCCCAGAAAAAAGGGTTCAGTCTGAACATCGATGACACCGGAGCGGTTTCACTGACGCCACTGGTGGACGGCAAGGTCCTCAGTTCGGAAGAATTCGAACGTCTTGAGTCCTCCCAGAAGAAAATTCTCAAGGACCAGAGCAGTGCCGTCCTTAACACCATCGCGGACCTTTCACGGTTGGTCAATAAAAGCGAGCAGGAATTCCGGGCCAAGGAGGTGCAATTGGCGCAAGAGCATGCCGCAAGCCTCGTGGACCGTCTGCTTATGCCCATCCACAAAAAATTCACCGAGAACAAGGCGCTCAAGAAATATTTCGATGCCTTCAAGGAAGACATTCTTGAAAACCTTCCCCACTATCAGGGTCGGCAGGAGCGCGAGCCCCGCACCGGGCCGGAACAGCAGGGGGAAGGCCTGTCGGATTCCTTTTTCCAGCGCTACGACGTCAACCTCTTTGTGGACAATTCCGAAGTCACCGGCGCGCCCGTGGTCAAGGAAATCAACCCCGGCTTTTTCAACCTCCTCGGCTGCGTGGAGCGTGAAACGGAATGGGGCACCTACTACACCGATTTCTCCCTGATCAAAGCCGGGGCGGTGCATCGCGCCAATGGCGGATTCCTCATCTTGCGCGTGGACGACCTCCTGAACCACCCCGCCGCCTGGGAAGGCCTGCTGCGCTGCCTGCGCACCAAGCAGTCGAGCCTGGACGACCCTACGGATCATTACGACTTGCTGCGCACTCGCACCATCAGTCCGGACCCGATTCCGCTCTCCCTCAAGGTTCTGCTCATCGGCGACGACGAGACATACGAACTGCTCTACATGCATGACGAGCGGTTCCGGAAGATATTCAAGCTCAAGGCGCATATTCAGGACACCGTCGAGCGCACCCCCGAGTCCATCACCGGGTATGCCCAGGCCCTGGATCGCGCCGGACGCGAAACCGGCCTGCGTGGATTCACGAAGGACGCCTTCGCGGAATTGGTGAATTACTCTACCCGCATGGCCGAAGACCGGGAGCGCCTGTCCCTGCATTTTTCGCATTTGCGCGAGATCATGATCGAATCCAATGCCCTGGCCATCACCCAGGACAAACGGGTCATTGACGCCGTCATCGTGAAGCAGGCCCTTGAGGAACGCGAATACAGGACCAACCTGTACCAGGAGGAGTTCCTGCGTGAATACGATCGCAGATCCATCAAGGTCCGCACCCAAGGGCAGGGAGTCGGCGTGGCCAACGGCCTGTCCGTGACCCAGGTCGGGGATTACGTCATGGGCCTGCCGCATCAGATATCCTGCACTGTGGGTGTGGGCCACGGCGGCATCATGGACCTGGAACGTGAAGCCGAACTCGGCGGCCCGATCCACACCAAGGGCATGATGATCCTCAAAAGCTATTTCGTGAACCTGTTTGCCCGCAACAAGCCACTCGTCCTGACCGGCAGCCTGTGCTTCGAGCAAAGCTACGCCCAGGTCGATGGGGACTCCGCGTCGGGCGCGGAACTCGCGGCCCTGCTCTCCGCCCTTTCAAACGTGCCGATCCGCCTCGATCTGGCCTTTACCGGAGCCATTTCCCAGTCGGGGGCCATCATGGCCGTGGGCGGGGTCACGCACAAGGTTGAAGGCTTTTTCGAAGTCTGCAGGCGACGTGGCCTCACCGGCCAGCAGGGAGTGCTGCTTCCCAGGGACAACATCGTACACCTGGTGCTTCGGGACAATGTGCTGCAGGCCATAAAGGACCGACAATTTCATATCCATCCCGTCAGCACCATCGAGGAGGCCATGGAGTTCCTGACCGGCAAGAGAGCCGGAGAACGCCTGAAGGACGGCCGTTTCTCGCAAAACTCCATCTACGCAGCCGTGGACGAAAGGCTGACCGAGCTTGCGGTTCTCGCGGAAAAGAAATGCGCCATGCCCAGGCGAAAAGGCATAAAAAAAGCCGGATCCTGA
- a CDS encoding AtpZ/AtpI family protein → MVDAKLGGVVAPTSICDLLHERSGTAKTHRDEHMLFNRKNSKHFESLGIASVMGLQLVSGVVVGFAMGYYLDKYFGTKPWLTLIFLVFGIIAGYRNMFREMQRIQKKEAEADARNNAEED, encoded by the coding sequence TTGGTTGACGCGAAGTTGGGGGGTGTGGTAGCCCCGACTTCGATTTGTGATTTATTGCACGAACGATCTGGGACAGCAAAAACCCATCGAGACGAACATATGCTCTTTAACAGGAAAAATTCCAAACATTTCGAGTCGCTGGGTATTGCTTCGGTGATGGGGCTTCAGTTGGTATCCGGGGTGGTAGTGGGCTTTGCCATGGGCTACTATCTCGACAAATATTTCGGAACAAAACCTTGGTTGACGCTGATTTTTTTGGTGTTTGGCATCATCGCCGGATACAGGAACATGTTTCGGGAAATGCAGCGTATCCAGAAGAAAGAAGCGGAAGCCGATGCTCGCAACAATGCAGAAGAAGATTGA
- the atpB gene encoding F0F1 ATP synthase subunit A produces MAGDLHPIFLVEEVVKAIGLVDAHGHSLIPGQVLHAWVVMGVLIALGILATKKLSLVPKGLQNFFELLIESLENFVVANMGEDGRKVFPVLATLFIFILFSNYEGLVPGLDAPTANINTTLAMAVFVFVYYQYWGFKLHGFHYIHHFTGPVPWLAPLIFPIEVIGHFARMLSLSLRLFGNIKGEEIVLVLLFMLAPVVSTVPIYFLFMLLKVIQALVFFMLSMLYLKGAFEEAH; encoded by the coding sequence ATGGCAGGGGATTTACATCCAATTTTCTTAGTAGAGGAAGTAGTAAAAGCCATTGGTCTCGTGGACGCTCATGGTCACAGCTTGATACCGGGCCAAGTCCTCCACGCGTGGGTGGTCATGGGTGTGCTCATCGCTCTTGGCATATTGGCCACGAAAAAACTCTCCCTTGTTCCTAAAGGGTTGCAGAATTTTTTTGAGCTGCTCATCGAATCATTAGAGAACTTTGTCGTTGCCAACATGGGCGAAGACGGTCGAAAGGTCTTCCCGGTACTTGCGACCCTGTTTATTTTCATCCTGTTCAGCAACTACGAAGGTCTGGTGCCCGGCCTGGACGCTCCTACCGCGAACATCAACACCACTCTGGCCATGGCCGTGTTCGTGTTTGTGTACTACCAGTACTGGGGGTTCAAGCTGCATGGATTCCACTACATCCATCACTTCACCGGGCCTGTTCCGTGGCTTGCTCCGCTTATCTTTCCCATCGAGGTAATCGGGCATTTCGCACGCATGCTTTCGCTCTCTTTGCGACTTTTCGGAAACATCAAGGGTGAGGAAATCGTGCTGGTCCTGCTGTTCATGCTGGCCCCGGTCGTATCCACCGTTCCGATTTACTTCCTGTTCATGTTGCTGAAAGTCATCCAGGCTTTGGTCTTCTTCATGCTGTCCATGCTTTATCTGAAGGGAGCATTCGAAGAGGCGCACTAA
- the atpE gene encoding ATP synthase F0 subunit C → MRKGFLSVLATVALVAVASSAFAADAAPEVISTIAWAASLGMAIAAAGCGIAQGLAVKAACEGTARNPEASGKITVTMLIGLALIESLAIYALVVNLILLFANPFVG, encoded by the coding sequence ATGCGTAAAGGTTTTCTGTCCGTACTGGCCACTGTCGCTCTGGTAGCTGTCGCTTCTTCCGCTTTCGCCGCTGACGCTGCTCCTGAAGTCATCTCCACCATCGCTTGGGCTGCTTCCTTGGGAATGGCCATCGCCGCTGCTGGTTGTGGCATCGCTCAGGGTCTCGCCGTCAAGGCTGCTTGCGAAGGCACCGCCCGCAACCCCGAAGCTTCCGGCAAAATCACCGTGACCATGCTGATCGGTCTTGCTTTGATCGAATCCCTGGCCATCTACGCCTTGGTTGTTAACCTGATCCTGCTGTTCGCCAACCCCTTCGTTGGCTAA
- a CDS encoding redox-sensing transcriptional repressor Rex, producing MKSAHIPRATIQRLAVYVQVLETLLQEGDSVISSDGLARACGVNPSQIRKDLAYFGEFGVRGVGYYVQDLLTAIKQSLGIDRTWNVALVGVGNLGRALLRHGIFRRRGFILVGAFDCDPFKIGEEVAGLEVVCSRRLKEKVSELEIEIGIITTPPERAQRAANYLIEAGVRGIVNFAPARISVPENVAVEYVDFMHHIFSVAFNISINQAKGLS from the coding sequence TTGAAAAGCGCCCACATACCTCGCGCCACAATTCAGCGATTGGCTGTCTACGTACAAGTTTTGGAGACGCTCCTTCAAGAGGGCGATTCCGTCATATCTTCCGACGGCCTGGCCCGTGCTTGCGGCGTAAATCCTTCGCAGATTCGAAAAGATTTGGCATATTTTGGTGAATTCGGCGTGCGAGGCGTTGGATACTATGTTCAGGATTTGCTGACCGCCATCAAACAGTCTCTTGGCATCGACCGGACATGGAATGTCGCGTTGGTCGGAGTCGGCAATCTGGGGCGGGCATTGCTCAGGCATGGCATTTTCAGGCGTCGCGGGTTTATTCTCGTGGGAGCCTTTGATTGCGATCCCTTCAAGATTGGCGAGGAAGTCGCCGGTCTGGAGGTCGTCTGTTCGCGCAGACTCAAGGAAAAAGTCAGCGAACTCGAGATTGAAATAGGAATCATCACGACACCTCCCGAACGAGCGCAGCGTGCCGCCAACTACCTGATTGAAGCGGGTGTGCGGGGCATCGTGAATTTCGCGCCGGCCAGAATCTCGGTTCCGGAAAATGTTGCCGTTGAATACGTGGACTTCATGCACCATATTTTTTCCGTGGCCTTCAATATTTCGATAAATCAGGCCAAGGGCCTTTCCTAA
- the rpmE gene encoding 50S ribosomal protein L31 produces the protein MKKDLHPKVYETAVRCACGYEFTTKSTVGAELNVEICSHCHPFFTGEQRFIDSAGRIDRFRKKYASLAK, from the coding sequence ATGAAGAAAGATTTGCATCCCAAGGTTTATGAAACCGCGGTACGTTGTGCCTGCGGATACGAGTTCACTACCAAGTCCACAGTTGGCGCAGAACTCAATGTTGAAATTTGTTCGCATTGCCATCCCTTTTTCACGGGTGAGCAGCGTTTTATCGATTCTGCCGGTCGTATCGACAGGTTCAGAAAGAAATACGCCAGCCTGGCAAAATAA
- the prfA gene encoding peptide chain release factor 1, translating into MVDKLESLAAKYRELEREMSTPEIFQDQERYRKIAKKHAELDEIVKAFELYKTLLREMAENQELAKDPDPELCEMAQAEIVILKARIGEQERLLKQLLTPKDPLDEKNIILEIRAGTGGEEAALFVADIFRMYSRYAELHSWRVEVMSSSDTGTGGFKEIIASVSGTNVYSKLKFESGAHRVQRVPATESQGRIHTSAITVAILPEAEEVDVKIDPTDIRVDVFRSSGPGGQSVNTTDSAIRITHLATGLVVICQDEKSQHKNKAKALKVLRSRLLQAAQDETKKAYDDNRKSQVGSGDRSERIRTYNYPQGRVTDHRINLTLYNLDQAMEGHIDDIIDGLVQHYQAEAMKES; encoded by the coding sequence ATGGTCGATAAATTAGAAAGTCTTGCGGCAAAGTACCGCGAACTTGAGCGCGAAATGAGTACTCCTGAGATTTTTCAGGATCAGGAGCGCTATCGGAAAATCGCCAAAAAGCATGCTGAGCTTGACGAGATCGTCAAGGCTTTCGAGCTCTACAAGACATTGCTTCGCGAGATGGCTGAAAATCAGGAGCTTGCCAAGGATCCAGATCCCGAGCTTTGCGAGATGGCCCAGGCGGAAATTGTCATTCTGAAAGCCAGGATCGGGGAGCAGGAGCGGTTGCTCAAACAGCTTTTGACCCCCAAGGATCCCCTGGATGAGAAAAACATCATCCTTGAGATCCGTGCCGGTACCGGCGGAGAAGAGGCGGCCCTGTTTGTGGCCGATATCTTCAGGATGTATTCGCGCTATGCCGAGCTGCATTCCTGGCGTGTGGAAGTTATGAGTAGCAGCGACACGGGGACTGGAGGCTTCAAGGAAATTATTGCGTCCGTTTCCGGGACCAATGTTTACAGCAAGCTCAAGTTCGAGTCGGGTGCACATCGGGTCCAGCGTGTTCCGGCAACCGAAAGTCAGGGCCGCATTCACACTTCCGCCATCACCGTCGCGATTCTTCCGGAAGCTGAAGAAGTCGATGTGAAGATCGATCCGACCGATATCCGGGTGGATGTGTTCCGTTCTTCCGGTCCTGGCGGGCAGTCGGTCAACACGACCGACTCGGCCATCCGCATCACCCATCTCGCCACGGGTCTGGTCGTCATTTGTCAGGACGAGAAATCGCAGCACAAGAACAAGGCCAAGGCCCTCAAAGTGCTGCGTTCCCGTCTTCTTCAGGCCGCCCAGGATGAGACGAAGAAGGCCTATGACGACAATCGCAAGTCACAGGTGGGCTCGGGCGATCGTTCCGAGCGCATTCGCACCTACAATTATCCGCAGGGGCGTGTGACCGACCACCGCATCAACCTCACGCTTTATAATCTTGATCAGGCCATGGAGGGTCACATCGATGACATCATTGATGGTCTGGTTCAGCATTACCAAGCAGAAGCCATGAAAGAAAGCTGA
- the prmC gene encoding peptide chain release factor N(5)-glutamine methyltransferase, which translates to MPSRKSILEHWEKLLLESGVDSPRLSAQVLLAHVLGISRLDMLLESGASVDEPCRLRMAELCRRRMAGEPVAYIVGEREFYGFAFHVGPEVLIPRPETELIIDHLLDSLGKDSCLKVLDVGTGSGALAVSCANLFPNFRIVAVDISFDALKVARKNARLHNVTDRILLLQGDLLESLRTDVFDVVLANLPYVPLSTRESLSREVLCHEPEIALFSGPDGLDCYRALALSLRGAMKPGALLLCEIDHTHGQAMTELFSGIARDVRIVQDYAGLDRVAIVVF; encoded by the coding sequence ATGCCGTCCCGCAAATCAATACTGGAGCACTGGGAGAAATTGCTGCTTGAAAGCGGTGTTGATTCCCCCCGCCTGTCCGCGCAGGTTCTGCTGGCGCATGTCCTTGGCATTTCCCGACTCGACATGCTCCTTGAGAGTGGCGCCTCGGTGGACGAGCCATGTCGCTTGCGGATGGCTGAACTTTGCAGGCGGCGAATGGCCGGCGAGCCCGTGGCGTACATTGTTGGCGAAAGGGAATTTTACGGATTTGCCTTCCACGTCGGCCCCGAGGTACTCATCCCCAGGCCCGAGACCGAGCTGATTATCGACCATTTGCTCGATTCGCTGGGCAAGGATTCATGCCTGAAGGTCCTGGATGTCGGTACTGGAAGCGGCGCCCTGGCCGTATCCTGTGCCAATCTTTTTCCCAACTTTCGGATTGTGGCGGTTGACATATCCTTTGATGCGCTAAAAGTCGCACGCAAGAATGCGCGGCTTCACAATGTCACGGACCGGATTCTCTTATTGCAAGGAGATCTGCTCGAATCTCTGCGCACGGATGTTTTCGATGTCGTGCTCGCAAATCTTCCCTACGTACCCCTGTCCACGCGAGAATCACTCAGTCGGGAAGTGCTTTGCCATGAACCGGAAATCGCACTTTTTTCCGGTCCTGACGGTCTGGATTGTTATCGTGCCCTGGCTCTGTCGCTTCGCGGCGCCATGAAGCCCGGAGCCCTGCTCCTGTGCGAAATTGACCACACCCACGGACAGGCCATGACCGAGTTGTTTTCAGGGATCGCCAGGGATGTGCGTATCGTGCAGGATTATGCTGGGCTGGACCGAGTGGCGATTGTTGTTTTTTAG
- the lpxC gene encoding UDP-3-O-acyl-N-acetylglucosamine deacetylase, whose product MKQTTLRKEVRCSGVGLHSGQKVEMVLKPAPADTGVIFSLSTKSGRQVVVPEPGKVVGTGLATTLGTAGAKVSTVEHLLAALVGLEIDNVLVEVDGEEIPILDGSASVYVYLINSAGIRVLDRPREVAKIKRTLVFEQDGKRVVAKPFNGLKIDYQINFPHPQIGTQNFSFESTPLTFSHRIARARTFGFMKDVEWLQKNGLALGGSLENAVVFDDYGVVNPEGLRFTDEMVRHKILDFMGDIAVGSHRIWGHFEVSCSGHDFNNRFMRYLFDNQSEFLDFVALEDTVSHAKCPDPVLVPVGVPAWA is encoded by the coding sequence ATGAAACAGACTACACTACGAAAAGAAGTTCGATGCTCCGGCGTCGGTTTGCATAGCGGCCAGAAGGTTGAGATGGTTCTCAAGCCCGCGCCTGCCGATACAGGGGTCATTTTTTCCTTGTCGACCAAGAGCGGGCGACAGGTCGTGGTGCCGGAGCCTGGAAAGGTCGTAGGCACAGGGTTGGCCACAACTTTGGGCACTGCGGGGGCCAAGGTTTCCACGGTGGAACACCTTCTTGCCGCCCTGGTCGGTTTGGAAATAGACAATGTCCTAGTCGAAGTTGATGGAGAGGAAATCCCCATTCTCGATGGGAGCGCTTCCGTATACGTGTACCTGATCAATTCCGCCGGGATCCGGGTTCTCGATCGTCCCCGCGAGGTTGCCAAGATCAAGCGTACCCTTGTTTTCGAACAGGACGGAAAACGCGTTGTGGCCAAGCCCTTCAATGGTTTGAAGATTGATTATCAAATCAACTTCCCGCATCCGCAGATCGGCACGCAGAATTTTAGTTTCGAGTCCACTCCGCTTACTTTCTCCCACCGCATCGCCCGGGCCAGAACATTCGGGTTCATGAAAGATGTTGAGTGGTTGCAGAAAAACGGTCTGGCTCTTGGCGGTTCACTCGAAAATGCGGTTGTCTTTGACGACTACGGAGTGGTCAATCCTGAAGGCTTGCGTTTCACAGACGAAATGGTCCGCCACAAAATTTTGGATTTCATGGGTGATATAGCTGTGGGAAGTCATCGCATTTGGGGTCATTTTGAAGTCTCCTGTTCCGGTCATGACTTCAACAACAGATTCATGCGTTATCTTTTTGATAATCAGTCAGAGTTCCTGGATTTTGTTGCTCTTGAAGACACTGTAAGCCATGCCAAATGCCCTGACCCGGTGCTTGTGCCTGTAGGGGTGCCTGCCTGGGCCTGA